A stretch of the Manis pentadactyla isolate mManPen7 chromosome 16, mManPen7.hap1, whole genome shotgun sequence genome encodes the following:
- the MRPS18A gene encoding 39S ribosomal protein S18a, mitochondrial isoform X1, translating into MAAINVLVSSCGRLLRGLLARPAATSWAWPPARGFREVVEIQEGKTTVIEGHITETPQESPNPPNPSGQCPICRWNLKHVYGYEDVLLLTQFIRPHGGMLPRRITGLCQEEHRKIEECVKMAHRAGLLPNHRPQLPEGFVPKSKPQLNRYLTRWSPRSIKPIYNKGRRWNKVRMPVGSPLLKDNVSYSRRPLVLYH; encoded by the exons ATGGCGGCCATCAATGTACTGGTGTCTAGTTGTGGACGGCTGCTTCGAGGGCTTCTGGCACGGCCTGCCGCTACCAGCTGGGCTTGGCCTCCAGCTCGCGGGTTCAGGGAAG TGGTGGAGATCCAGGAAGGGAAGACGACTGTA ATTGAAGGCCATATCACAGAGACTCCCCAGGAAAGTCCAAACCCGCCTAATCCTTCTGGCCAGTGCCCCATCTGCCGGTGGAACCTGAAGCACGTGTATGGCTATGAG GACGTTCTACTGCTCACTCAGTTCATCCGGCCTCACGGAGGCATGCTGCCCCGAAGGATCACAGGCCTGTGCCAGGAAGAGCACCGCAAGATTGAGGAGTGTGTGAAGATGGCCCACCGAGCAG GTCTGCTCCCAAATCACAGACCTCAGCTCCCTGAAGGATTTGTTCCGAAGAGCAAACCCCAACTCAACCG GTACCTGACCCGCTGGTCTCCCCGCTCCATCAAACCCATCTACAATAAAGGCCGCCGCTGGAACAAGGTGCGCATGCCTGTGGGCTCACCCCTCCTGAAAGACAACGTCTCCTACTCCAGAAGACCTTTGGTGCTCTATCACTGA
- the MRPS18A gene encoding 39S ribosomal protein S18a, mitochondrial isoform X3 produces MAAINVLVSSCGRLLRGLLARPAATSWAWPPARGFREVVEIQEGKTTVIEGHITETPQESPNPPNPSGQCPICRWNLKHVYGYEDVLLLTQFIRPHGGMLPRRITGLCQEEHRKIEECVKMAHRAGFLSGPRAAEGATETSPL; encoded by the exons ATGGCGGCCATCAATGTACTGGTGTCTAGTTGTGGACGGCTGCTTCGAGGGCTTCTGGCACGGCCTGCCGCTACCAGCTGGGCTTGGCCTCCAGCTCGCGGGTTCAGGGAAG TGGTGGAGATCCAGGAAGGGAAGACGACTGTA ATTGAAGGCCATATCACAGAGACTCCCCAGGAAAGTCCAAACCCGCCTAATCCTTCTGGCCAGTGCCCCATCTGCCGGTGGAACCTGAAGCACGTGTATGGCTATGAG GACGTTCTACTGCTCACTCAGTTCATCCGGCCTCACGGAGGCATGCTGCCCCGAAGGATCACAGGCCTGTGCCAGGAAGAGCACCGCAAGATTGAGGAGTGTGTGAAGATGGCCCACCGAGCAG GTTTTCTCTCTGGCCCTCGAGCTGCAGAGGGAGCTACAGAGACCAGCCCCTTATAG
- the MRPS18A gene encoding 39S ribosomal protein S18a, mitochondrial isoform X2 — MYWCLVVDGCFEGFWHGLPLPAGLGLQLAGSGKIEGHITETPQESPNPPNPSGQCPICRWNLKHVYGYEDVLLLTQFIRPHGGMLPRRITGLCQEEHRKIEECVKMAHRAGLLPNHRPQLPEGFVPKSKPQLNRYLTRWSPRSIKPIYNKGRRWNKVRMPVGSPLLKDNVSYSRRPLVLYH, encoded by the exons ATGTACTGGTGTCTAGTTGTGGACGGCTGCTTCGAGGGCTTCTGGCACGGCCTGCCGCTACCAGCTGGGCTTGGCCTCCAGCTCGCGGGTTCAGGGAAG ATTGAAGGCCATATCACAGAGACTCCCCAGGAAAGTCCAAACCCGCCTAATCCTTCTGGCCAGTGCCCCATCTGCCGGTGGAACCTGAAGCACGTGTATGGCTATGAG GACGTTCTACTGCTCACTCAGTTCATCCGGCCTCACGGAGGCATGCTGCCCCGAAGGATCACAGGCCTGTGCCAGGAAGAGCACCGCAAGATTGAGGAGTGTGTGAAGATGGCCCACCGAGCAG GTCTGCTCCCAAATCACAGACCTCAGCTCCCTGAAGGATTTGTTCCGAAGAGCAAACCCCAACTCAACCG GTACCTGACCCGCTGGTCTCCCCGCTCCATCAAACCCATCTACAATAAAGGCCGCCGCTGGAACAAGGTGCGCATGCCTGTGGGCTCACCCCTCCTGAAAGACAACGTCTCCTACTCCAGAAGACCTTTGGTGCTCTATCACTGA